The Mycolicibacterium fluoranthenivorans genome has a window encoding:
- a CDS encoding type II toxin-antitoxin system VapB family antitoxin: protein MIFKGVRDGKPYPEHGLSYRQWSQIPPRQIRLDELVTTTTVLALDRLLSEDSTFYGDLFPHAVRWQGVIYLEDGLHRAVRAALRNRTVLHARVYDMDAEPVPQS, encoded by the coding sequence GTGATCTTCAAAGGAGTTCGCGACGGCAAGCCGTATCCCGAACATGGCCTGTCGTATCGGCAGTGGTCCCAGATCCCGCCCCGCCAGATCCGGCTGGACGAATTGGTCACCACCACCACCGTGCTGGCGCTGGACCGTCTGCTCTCCGAGGACTCGACGTTCTACGGCGACCTGTTCCCGCATGCGGTCCGCTGGCAGGGCGTCATCTACCTGGAGGACGGGTTACACCGCGCGGTGCGGGCCGCGCTGCGCAACCGCACGGTGCTGCATGCCCGGGTGTACGACATGGACGCCGAACCCGTACCCCAGTCCTGA
- the hrcA gene encoding heat-inducible transcriptional repressor HrcA yields MGSADDRRFEVLRAIVADFVTTKEPIGSKSLVERHNLGVSSATVRNDMAVLESEGYIAQPHTSSGRVPTEKGYREFVDRLDDVKPLSGSERRAILQFLESGVDLDDVLRRAVRLLAQLTRQVAIVQYPMLSASTVRHLEVVALTPAKLLLVVITDSGRVDQRVVELGDAIDEHELSQLRERLGGALEGKPLATASIAVADLAGTLDGHGGLGDAIGRAATVLVETLVEHTEERLVLGGTANLTRNTADFGGSLRSVLEALEEQVVVLRLLAAQQEAGKVTVRIGHETEAEQMAGTSVVSTAYGSSGKVFGGMGVVGPTRMDYPGTIANVAAVALYIGEVLGTR; encoded by the coding sequence GTGGGTAGTGCCGACGACCGCCGCTTCGAGGTGCTGCGTGCCATCGTCGCCGACTTCGTGACCACCAAGGAACCCATCGGTTCCAAGTCGCTCGTCGAGCGCCACAATCTCGGGGTGTCCAGCGCGACCGTCCGCAACGACATGGCGGTGCTGGAGTCCGAGGGGTACATCGCCCAGCCGCACACGAGTTCGGGCCGGGTCCCCACCGAGAAGGGCTACCGCGAGTTCGTGGACCGTCTCGATGATGTGAAGCCACTGTCGGGCAGTGAGCGGCGCGCCATCCTGCAGTTCCTGGAATCCGGGGTGGACCTCGACGACGTGCTGCGCCGCGCGGTGCGGTTGCTGGCGCAGCTGACTCGGCAGGTCGCCATCGTGCAGTACCCGATGCTGTCCGCATCCACGGTGCGCCACCTCGAGGTTGTCGCCCTGACCCCGGCGAAGTTGCTGCTGGTGGTGATCACCGACAGCGGCCGGGTCGATCAGCGGGTCGTCGAACTGGGTGACGCCATCGACGAACACGAACTGTCGCAGCTGCGGGAGCGCCTCGGCGGCGCTCTGGAGGGCAAACCGCTGGCCACGGCGTCGATCGCGGTGGCTGACCTGGCCGGCACCTTGGACGGTCACGGCGGGCTGGGTGACGCCATCGGGCGAGCTGCCACGGTGCTGGTCGAGACGCTGGTCGAGCACACCGAGGAACGGCTGGTGCTCGGCGGCACCGCCAACCTCACCCGCAATACCGCGGACTTCGGTGGATCACTGCGTTCGGTGCTGGAGGCGCTGGAAGAGCAGGTGGTGGTGCTGCGGCTGCTCGCCGCGCAACAGGAAGCCGGTAAGGTCACGGTGCGTATCGGGCACGAGACCGAGGCCGAACAGATGGCCGGGACGTCGGTGGTGAGCACGGCGTACGGCAGTTCGGGCAAGGTATTCGGCGGCATGGGTGTGGTCGGTCCCACTCGGATGGACTATCCGGGAACTATCGCGAATGTCGCCGCAGTTGCTCTCTACATCGGCGAGGTTTTGGGCACCCGGTAG
- the dnaJ gene encoding molecular chaperone DnaJ: MARDYYGLLGVSKGASDSELKRAYRKLARELHPDVNPDESAQARFKEISIAYEVLSDPEKRRIVDLGGDPMENGAAGAGAGGFGGFGGLGDVFEAFFGGGGGSRGPIGRVRPGSDSLLRMRLDLAECATGVTKQVTVDTAVLCDLCQGKGTNGNSTPVTCDTCHGHGEVQTVQRSLLGQVMTSRPCPVCGGVGEVIPDPCHRCAGDGRIQARREVSVKIPAGVGDGMRVRLAAQGEVGPGGGPAGDLYVEVHEQQHDTFVRDGDDLHCTVSVPMFDAALGTSVTVEDILGGATEITIAPGTQPGSVTTLRGHGMPHLRSGVRGNLHAHIEVLIPTRLDSTDTDLLGKLKAHRARDVAEVRSAHGNANSNGGLFSRLRETFSGR; the protein is encoded by the coding sequence GTGGCACGCGATTATTACGGTCTGCTCGGCGTGAGCAAAGGCGCCAGCGATTCGGAGCTGAAGCGCGCCTACCGCAAGCTGGCGCGCGAGCTACATCCTGACGTCAACCCCGATGAGTCGGCGCAGGCGCGGTTCAAAGAGATCAGCATCGCCTACGAGGTGTTGTCGGATCCGGAGAAGCGCCGCATCGTCGATCTGGGCGGGGACCCGATGGAGAACGGCGCCGCCGGTGCGGGTGCGGGTGGCTTCGGCGGTTTCGGGGGCCTCGGCGATGTGTTCGAGGCGTTCTTCGGGGGCGGTGGCGGTTCGCGCGGCCCGATCGGCCGGGTGCGCCCCGGCTCGGATTCCTTGCTGAGGATGCGCCTGGACCTCGCCGAGTGCGCCACGGGAGTGACCAAGCAGGTCACCGTCGACACCGCCGTGCTGTGCGACCTGTGCCAGGGCAAGGGCACCAATGGCAACTCCACCCCGGTCACCTGCGACACCTGCCACGGCCACGGCGAGGTGCAGACGGTGCAGCGCTCACTGCTCGGTCAGGTGATGACGTCGCGGCCGTGCCCGGTGTGCGGCGGCGTCGGCGAGGTGATCCCCGACCCGTGTCACCGCTGCGCCGGTGACGGCCGCATTCAGGCCCGACGCGAGGTCAGTGTGAAGATCCCCGCGGGGGTCGGCGACGGTATGCGTGTGCGGCTGGCGGCTCAGGGGGAGGTCGGCCCCGGTGGCGGCCCGGCCGGTGACCTCTATGTCGAGGTGCACGAGCAGCAGCACGACACCTTCGTCCGCGACGGTGACGATCTGCACTGCACGGTGTCGGTCCCGATGTTCGACGCGGCGCTGGGCACCTCGGTCACCGTCGAGGACATCCTGGGTGGGGCGACGGAGATCACCATCGCCCCGGGCACGCAGCCCGGCTCGGTGACCACGCTGCGCGGCCACGGCATGCCGCACCTGCGGTCCGGGGTGCGCGGAAATCTGCACGCTCACATCGAGGTGCTCATCCCGACGCGTCTGGACAGCACCGACACCGACCTGCTGGGCAAACTCAAGGCGCACCGGGCCCGGGATGTGGCCGAGGTGCGGTCCGCTCACGGCAATGCCAACTCGAACGGCGGCCTGTTCAGCCGGCTGCGGGAAACCTTCTCGGGGCGCTGA
- a CDS encoding 16S rRNA (uracil(1498)-N(3))-methyltransferase → MSRALFYVDVLPEPGAIAVVDGDEGHHAATVRRFRPGEELDLGDGAGTTAHCVVEEAGKGMLAARVLTTTRVPAPVPPVTVVQALPKSERSELAIELATEAGADAFVAWQSQRCVARWDGSAKVDKGLRRWAAVARSAARQSRRAFIPTVDGVLSTAQLAGRIGGLTLVLHESATVPLADLGVAQADSVTLVVGPEGGITDEEVATLTEAGAVAVRLGPTVLRTSSAAAVALGALGVLTHRWDV, encoded by the coding sequence GTGAGTAGAGCGCTCTTCTACGTCGACGTGCTGCCTGAGCCGGGGGCGATCGCCGTGGTCGACGGTGACGAGGGCCACCACGCGGCCACGGTGCGCCGGTTCCGTCCGGGCGAGGAACTCGATCTCGGCGACGGCGCCGGAACGACGGCCCACTGTGTCGTCGAGGAGGCCGGCAAGGGCATGTTGGCGGCCCGGGTGCTGACCACCACGCGGGTGCCGGCACCGGTGCCGCCGGTCACCGTCGTGCAGGCACTGCCGAAATCCGAGCGCTCCGAACTGGCGATCGAACTGGCCACCGAGGCGGGCGCGGACGCGTTCGTGGCGTGGCAGTCGCAGCGGTGCGTGGCTCGATGGGACGGCTCCGCCAAGGTCGACAAGGGCCTGCGCCGGTGGGCCGCGGTCGCCCGCTCGGCAGCGCGGCAGTCCCGGCGGGCCTTCATCCCGACCGTGGACGGTGTGCTGAGCACGGCACAGCTGGCCGGCCGGATCGGCGGCCTGACCCTGGTCCTGCACGAGTCCGCGACCGTGCCGCTCGCCGATCTGGGTGTCGCACAAGCGGACTCGGTGACACTCGTCGTGGGTCCGGAAGGCGGGATCACCGATGAGGAGGTCGCGACGCTGACCGAGGCGGGTGCCGTCGCGGTCCGGCTGGGGCCGACCGTGCTGCGGACGTCGAGCGCGGCCGCGGTGGCCCTCGGCGCGCTCGGTGTGCTGACCCACCGGTGGGACGTGTAG
- the dctA gene encoding C4-dicarboxylate transporter DctA translates to MATTIDPPQSEMVRLANKPPWYTSLFVQLLVAIVAGILIGWLWPEVGGALKPLADGFIKLIKMLIAPIIFCTVVLGIAHVGDLKSVGRIGVKALIYFEAVTTFALLFGLVVGNLMKPGAGFAIDAQTLATGAEAVAKKTSNGELPHTVQFLLNIIPTSVVSAFAENALLQVLFFAVLFGLALAKFGETGPPVILEFVDHMSHIFFTIIGWVMRLAPLGAFGAMAYIIGQYGIGSLASYGKLIAACYLAALLFILILGAIAKIFAGVNLWKFVVYIKDELFLALGTASTEVVLPRIMTKLANAGCSRTTTGLVVPTGYSFNLDGATLYLSICVLFLAQALGVDLSLGEQITAVLVLMLTSKGMAGVPGSSFLALSATVAAIGHGAIPVAAVALLLGADRIMDSMRVSVNLLGNCVATFVVANWEGQLDKDRMRRVLAGEDVEPLEDALEPVAVPVGPADRV, encoded by the coding sequence ATGGCAACCACCATCGACCCCCCACAGAGCGAAATGGTCCGGCTGGCCAACAAGCCGCCGTGGTACACCTCCCTGTTCGTCCAGCTGCTGGTGGCGATCGTCGCGGGCATCCTGATCGGCTGGCTGTGGCCCGAGGTCGGTGGCGCACTCAAACCGCTGGCCGACGGGTTCATCAAGCTCATCAAGATGCTCATCGCCCCGATCATCTTCTGCACGGTGGTGCTCGGTATCGCTCACGTCGGCGACCTGAAGTCGGTGGGCCGGATCGGGGTGAAGGCGCTCATCTACTTCGAGGCGGTGACGACCTTCGCGCTCCTCTTCGGTCTGGTGGTCGGCAATCTGATGAAGCCCGGTGCCGGGTTCGCCATCGATGCGCAGACCCTGGCCACCGGCGCCGAGGCGGTGGCCAAGAAGACCAGCAACGGCGAACTGCCGCACACCGTCCAATTCCTGCTCAACATCATCCCGACGTCGGTGGTGTCGGCCTTCGCGGAGAACGCCCTGCTGCAGGTGTTGTTCTTCGCGGTGCTGTTCGGCCTGGCGTTGGCGAAGTTCGGGGAGACCGGGCCGCCGGTGATCCTGGAGTTCGTCGACCACATGAGCCATATCTTCTTCACCATCATCGGCTGGGTGATGCGGCTGGCCCCCCTCGGTGCGTTCGGCGCGATGGCCTACATCATCGGGCAGTACGGCATCGGCTCACTGGCCAGTTACGGGAAGCTGATCGCCGCCTGCTACCTGGCCGCGCTGCTGTTCATCCTCATCCTCGGCGCGATCGCGAAGATCTTCGCCGGGGTGAACCTGTGGAAGTTCGTCGTCTATATCAAGGACGAGCTGTTCCTGGCGCTGGGCACGGCGTCCACCGAGGTGGTGCTGCCGCGCATCATGACCAAACTGGCCAACGCCGGGTGTTCGCGCACCACCACGGGTCTGGTGGTGCCGACCGGGTATTCGTTCAACCTCGACGGCGCCACGCTGTACCTGTCGATCTGTGTGCTGTTCCTGGCGCAAGCGCTCGGCGTCGATCTGAGCCTGGGCGAGCAGATCACCGCGGTGCTGGTGCTCATGCTCACCTCGAAAGGAATGGCGGGAGTGCCCGGTTCGTCGTTCCTGGCCCTGTCGGCGACGGTTGCGGCCATCGGGCACGGTGCGATCCCGGTGGCCGCGGTCGCGCTGTTGCTGGGGGCCGACCGCATCATGGACTCGATGCGCGTATCGGTGAACCTGCTGGGCAACTGTGTGGCGACGTTCGTCGTCGCCAACTGGGAGGGCCAGCTCGACAAGGACCGCATGCGCAGGGTGTTGGCGGGTGAGGACGTCGAACCGTTGGAGGACGCCCTCGAACCGGTGGCCGTGCCGGTGGGCCCTGCCGATCGGGTGTGA
- a CDS encoding PhoH family protein codes for MTPRETTADTPSRQVRSSITVPPDAVVGLLGSADENLRALESLLTADIHVRGNAVTLSGDPADIALAERVVGELVAVLAAGQPLNPDAVRRSVLMMTGESDASPAEVLTLDILSRRGKTIRPKTLNQKRYVDAIDAHTIVFGIGPAGTGKTYLAMAKAVAALHAKQVNRIILTRPAVEAGERLGFLPGTLSEKIDPYLRPLLDALHDMMDPEVITNLLASGVIEVAPLAFMRGRSLNDAYIILDEAQNTTAEQMKMFLTRLGFNSKMVVTGDITQVDLGGGQASGLRAAMHILDDIDDIHFAELTSADVVRHRLVSEIVDAYARHDDPGMLNRAQRRSSNGRPRR; via the coding sequence GTGACGCCCCGCGAGACGACCGCTGACACGCCCTCCCGGCAGGTGCGCAGCAGCATCACAGTTCCGCCCGACGCTGTCGTGGGCCTGCTCGGTTCCGCCGACGAGAACCTGCGCGCCCTCGAATCGCTGCTCACCGCTGATATCCACGTGCGTGGCAACGCCGTCACGCTCTCGGGGGACCCCGCCGATATCGCGCTGGCCGAGCGGGTGGTCGGCGAACTCGTCGCTGTGCTGGCCGCCGGTCAGCCGCTCAATCCCGATGCGGTGCGCCGCAGCGTCTTGATGATGACCGGTGAATCGGACGCCTCGCCCGCCGAGGTGCTGACACTGGACATCTTGTCCCGGCGCGGCAAGACCATCAGGCCCAAGACCCTCAACCAGAAGCGGTATGTGGACGCGATCGACGCCCACACCATCGTGTTCGGTATCGGTCCCGCGGGCACCGGCAAGACCTATCTGGCGATGGCCAAAGCGGTCGCGGCGCTGCATGCCAAACAGGTCAACCGGATCATCCTGACCCGTCCCGCGGTCGAGGCCGGTGAGCGCCTGGGCTTCCTGCCGGGCACGCTGAGCGAGAAGATCGACCCGTACCTGCGCCCGCTGCTGGACGCGCTGCACGACATGATGGACCCGGAGGTCATCACCAACCTGCTTGCCTCGGGTGTCATCGAGGTGGCGCCGCTGGCGTTCATGCGCGGCCGCAGCCTCAATGACGCCTACATCATCCTCGATGAGGCACAGAACACCACGGCCGAGCAGATGAAGATGTTCCTCACCCGGCTCGGCTTCAACTCGAAAATGGTTGTCACCGGCGATATCACGCAGGTCGACCTGGGCGGTGGCCAGGCCTCGGGCCTGCGCGCGGCGATGCACATCCTCGATGACATCGACGATATCCACTTCGCGGAGCTCACCAGTGCCGATGTCGTTCGGCACCGGCTGGTCTCGGAGATCGTGGATGCCTATGCGCGCCATGACGATCCGGGCATGCTGAACCGTGCGCAACGCCGCTCGTCGAACGGGCGGCCGCGGCGATGA
- the ybeY gene encoding rRNA maturation RNase YbeY produces MSIEVSNESGYDVSEEELISVARFVIGQMDVNPAAELSMVLLDTAAMADLHMRWMDLPGPTDVMSFPMDELEPGGRPDAAEPGPSMLGDIVLCPEFAAKQAEQAGHSLGQELALLTVHGVLHLLGYDHAEPDEEKEMFALQRRLLEEWVADQVQTYRQDVQTEKDRRLLDKSRYFDTP; encoded by the coding sequence ATGAGTATCGAGGTCTCCAACGAATCCGGGTACGACGTCTCCGAGGAAGAACTCATCAGCGTTGCCCGCTTCGTCATCGGTCAGATGGACGTCAACCCGGCGGCCGAACTGTCGATGGTGCTGCTCGACACCGCGGCCATGGCCGATCTGCACATGCGCTGGATGGATCTGCCCGGTCCCACCGACGTGATGAGCTTCCCGATGGATGAGCTCGAACCGGGTGGGCGGCCCGACGCCGCCGAACCCGGTCCGTCCATGTTGGGCGATATCGTGCTGTGCCCGGAGTTCGCGGCCAAACAGGCCGAGCAGGCGGGGCATTCGCTGGGGCAGGAGCTCGCGCTGCTGACGGTGCACGGTGTGCTTCATCTGCTCGGCTACGACCACGCCGAGCCCGATGAGGAGAAAGAGATGTTCGCCCTGCAGCGACGCCTGCTCGAGGAGTGGGTGGCCGACCAGGTGCAGACCTACCGTCAGGACGTCCAGACCGAGAAGGATCGCCGGCTGCTCGACAAGTCGCGATACTTCGACACGCCGTGA
- a CDS encoding hemolysin family protein — protein MTGLAALFGAIVLVGVGGLFAAVDAAVSTVSIARVDEMVREERPGATRLAQVIDDRPRYINLVVLLRIACEVSATVLLVSYLDGYLGVGWGLVAAAGIMVVVSFVVIGVGPRTVGRQNAYSIALAAALPLQAISVLLTPISRVLVLIGNALTPGRGFRNGPFASEIELREVVDLAQQRGVVADDERKMIQSVFELGDTPAREVMVPRTEMVWIEGDKTTSQATSLAVRSGHSRLPVIGENVDDVVGVVYLKDLVQHSYSAGDELDTRVGDLMRPAVFVPDSKPLDTLLREMQRDRNHMALLVDEYGAIAGLVTIEDVLEEIVGEINDEYDADEVAPWEQVGDKQFRVSTRLPIEDLAELYEDLEIDEDLEVDTVGGLLAHELGRVPLPGSEVTWDGLRLRAEGGADHRGRVRIGTVLISPVKTEEHSAHES, from the coding sequence GTGACCGGTCTTGCGGCGCTGTTCGGGGCGATCGTCCTGGTCGGCGTGGGCGGGCTTTTCGCCGCGGTCGATGCCGCGGTCAGCACGGTGTCCATCGCGCGGGTCGACGAGATGGTGCGCGAGGAGCGCCCGGGGGCCACCCGTCTGGCTCAGGTGATCGACGACAGGCCCCGGTACATCAATCTCGTGGTGTTGTTGCGGATCGCCTGCGAGGTGAGTGCGACCGTCCTGTTGGTCTCCTATCTGGATGGCTACCTCGGTGTCGGCTGGGGGCTGGTGGCAGCCGCCGGCATCATGGTGGTGGTCAGCTTCGTCGTCATCGGTGTCGGACCCCGCACCGTCGGGCGGCAGAACGCCTACAGCATCGCGCTGGCTGCGGCGCTTCCCCTGCAAGCGATTTCGGTGTTGCTCACCCCGATCAGCCGGGTGCTGGTGTTGATCGGCAACGCTCTGACGCCGGGCCGTGGCTTCCGCAACGGGCCGTTCGCCTCCGAGATCGAGCTGCGCGAGGTGGTCGACCTGGCCCAGCAGCGCGGTGTGGTGGCCGACGACGAGCGCAAGATGATCCAGTCCGTCTTCGAGCTGGGCGACACCCCGGCCCGCGAGGTGATGGTCCCGCGCACCGAGATGGTGTGGATCGAGGGAGACAAGACCACGTCGCAGGCCACCTCCCTGGCCGTGCGCAGCGGGCACTCCCGGCTGCCCGTGATCGGCGAGAACGTCGATGACGTGGTGGGCGTCGTGTATCTCAAAGACCTGGTACAGCACTCGTATTCGGCGGGCGACGAGCTGGACACCCGGGTCGGCGATCTGATGCGCCCCGCGGTGTTCGTGCCCGATTCCAAACCGCTGGACACCCTGCTGCGCGAGATGCAACGCGACCGCAATCACATGGCGCTCCTGGTCGACGAGTACGGTGCGATCGCCGGTCTGGTCACCATCGAGGATGTGCTCGAGGAGATCGTCGGCGAGATCAACGACGAGTACGACGCAGATGAGGTCGCACCGTGGGAACAGGTGGGCGACAAGCAGTTCCGGGTGTCGACCCGGCTGCCCATCGAGGATCTCGCCGAGTTGTACGAGGACCTGGAAATCGATGAGGACCTTGAGGTCGACACCGTCGGTGGTCTGTTGGCGCACGAACTGGGCCGCGTCCCGTTGCCCGGCTCCGAGGTCACCTGGGACGGCCTGCGCCTGCGGGCCGAGGGCGGGGCCGATCATCGTGGCCGGGTTCGGATCGGCACCGTGCTGATCAGCCCCGTGAAGACAGAGGAGCATTCCGCACATGAGTCTTGA
- a CDS encoding cytidine deaminase: MSLDVEDNKLVVLARGAMGRSEASEGAAVRDLDGRTYAGAPVGLAALPLTALQAAVAAAVSSGAAGLEAAVLVGGSAQDAGVAAVRELSPDAAVIVTDRAGNPL, encoded by the coding sequence ATGAGTCTTGACGTTGAGGACAACAAGTTGGTGGTGCTGGCCCGCGGGGCGATGGGCCGCTCCGAAGCCTCCGAAGGTGCGGCGGTGCGCGACCTGGACGGTCGGACCTACGCCGGCGCCCCTGTCGGTCTGGCCGCGCTGCCGCTGACCGCCCTGCAGGCCGCCGTGGCCGCGGCGGTGTCCAGTGGTGCGGCCGGCCTGGAGGCTGCGGTGCTGGTGGGTGGTTCGGCGCAGGATGCCGGTGTCGCCGCGGTACGCGAGCTGTCGCCGGACGCGGCCGTCATCGTCACCGACCGTGCCGGGAACCCGCTATGA
- the era gene encoding GTPase Era — protein sequence MSDEFRSGFVCFVGRPNTGKSTLTNALVGQKVAITSNRPQTTRHTIRGIVHRENFQIILVDTPGLHRPRTLLGQRLNDLVKDTYSEVDVIGLCIPADENIGPGDRWIYEQIRAVAPRTKLVAIVTKIDKVAKERVAAQLMAVSELVGPDAEIVPVSATAGEQLDVLTNVFVGLLPPGPAYYPDGELTDEPEETLMAELIREAALEGVRDELPHSLAVVIEDIEERPGREDGNALIDVRAILYVERDSQKGIVIGKGGARLREVGTAARTQIEKLLGTKVYLDLRVKIAKNWQRDPKQLGRLGF from the coding sequence ATGAGTGACGAATTCCGGTCCGGCTTCGTCTGTTTCGTCGGTCGTCCGAACACCGGCAAGTCGACGCTGACCAACGCCCTGGTCGGCCAGAAGGTGGCCATCACCTCGAACCGCCCGCAGACCACCCGGCACACCATCCGCGGCATCGTGCACCGGGAGAACTTCCAGATCATCCTGGTCGACACCCCGGGTCTGCATCGGCCCCGGACCCTGCTCGGCCAGCGGCTCAACGACCTGGTCAAGGACACCTACTCCGAGGTCGACGTGATCGGGCTGTGCATCCCCGCCGATGAGAACATCGGCCCCGGCGACCGGTGGATCTACGAACAGATCCGCGCCGTGGCACCCAGAACCAAGCTCGTCGCCATCGTCACCAAGATCGACAAGGTCGCCAAAGAGCGGGTGGCCGCACAGCTGATGGCCGTCAGCGAGCTGGTCGGTCCGGACGCCGAGATCGTGCCGGTGTCGGCCACCGCCGGCGAGCAGCTCGACGTGCTGACCAATGTGTTCGTCGGCCTCCTGCCGCCCGGCCCCGCCTACTATCCCGACGGCGAACTCACCGACGAGCCCGAAGAGACCTTGATGGCCGAGCTCATCCGGGAGGCCGCGCTGGAAGGGGTGCGCGACGAGCTGCCGCACTCGCTGGCCGTCGTCATCGAGGACATCGAGGAAAGGCCGGGGCGGGAAGACGGCAACGCCCTCATCGACGTACGCGCCATCCTCTACGTGGAGCGCGACAGCCAGAAGGGCATCGTGATCGGTAAGGGCGGTGCCCGGCTGCGCGAGGTCGGCACGGCGGCGCGCACGCAGATCGAGAAGCTGCTCGGCACAAAGGTGTATCTGGATCTGCGGGTCAAGATCGCCAAGAACTGGCAGCGCGACCCGAAACAGCTGGGGCGCTTGGGTTTTTAG
- a CDS encoding CAP domain-containing protein, with the protein MSAISVGARTLPVLALVAGAVLTAPTANADNIRLNNSVIANVYTIQHQAGCTNNVTKNPQLQLAAEWHANDVLNNRALDGDLGSDGSTPQSRAAAAGYKGTVSQTVAINPALAINGIEIMNQWYYRPDYMAIMSNCANTQMGVWSLNSLDRSVVVAVYGIPG; encoded by the coding sequence ATGTCCGCAATCAGTGTCGGTGCCCGCACCCTGCCCGTACTGGCCCTCGTTGCCGGCGCGGTGCTCACGGCGCCGACCGCCAACGCCGACAACATCCGGCTCAACAACAGCGTGATCGCCAACGTCTACACCATTCAGCATCAGGCCGGCTGCACCAACAACGTCACCAAGAACCCGCAATTGCAGCTGGCGGCGGAATGGCACGCCAACGATGTGCTCAACAACCGGGCGCTGGACGGCGATCTGGGCTCGGACGGCTCCACCCCGCAGTCCCGTGCCGCCGCGGCCGGCTACAAGGGCACCGTCTCGCAGACCGTCGCGATCAACCCGGCGCTCGCCATCAACGGCATCGAGATCATGAACCAGTGGTACTACCGTCCCGATTACATGGCGATCATGAGCAACTGCGCCAACACCCAGATGGGCGTCTGGTCGCTCAACAGCCTGGACCGAAGCGTCGTCGTCGCGGTCTACGGCATCCCGGGATAG
- a CDS encoding amidase, whose translation MAATPKLPSSASPTPNPTPKLPTLTQQLYRLASGATTSEQLVRQSLDAIEASQPALNAFRVVLTDTALSEAIAADRKRAAGQHLPLLGVPIAVKDDVDVAGVPTRFGTRGEVPVATADAEVVRRLRAAGAIIVGKTNTCELGQWPFTSGPGFGHTRNPWSREHSPGGSSGGSAAAVAAGLVTAAIGSDGAGSVRIPAAWTHLVGIKPQRGRISTWPLPEAFNGITVNGVLARTVTDAAIVLDAASGNADGDLHKPEPIRASEHIGQAPGSLRIALSTKFPFTFFRAQLHPEIDAALREVATHLEQLGHRVDEADPNYGLKMSWNFLSRSTSGLLDWGYRLGPGVQWDRRTVSNMRTGRLLSEHVLRKARAAEAEAQQRVGWIFNIADVVLAPTTALPPPRIHDYDERGSLATDRAMIAACPVTWPWNLLGWPSINVPAGFTADGLPIGVQLMGPEGSEPLLISLAAELEAISGWMTKQPEPWWATPTLQ comes from the coding sequence ATGGCAGCCACCCCAAAACTACCCAGCAGTGCTTCTCCGACCCCGAATCCCACCCCGAAACTACCCACCCTCACCCAACAGCTCTACCGCCTCGCGAGCGGCGCCACCACCTCGGAACAACTGGTACGCCAGTCCCTGGACGCGATCGAGGCCAGCCAGCCCGCGCTCAATGCGTTCCGCGTGGTGCTGACCGATACCGCGCTCTCCGAGGCCATCGCCGCGGATCGTAAACGCGCTGCGGGACAACATCTTCCACTCCTCGGAGTGCCCATCGCCGTGAAGGACGATGTGGACGTCGCCGGCGTCCCGACCCGCTTCGGCACCCGCGGCGAGGTACCGGTGGCCACCGCGGACGCCGAGGTGGTACGCCGCCTGCGGGCGGCCGGTGCGATCATCGTCGGCAAGACCAACACCTGCGAGCTCGGCCAGTGGCCGTTCACCAGTGGCCCCGGCTTCGGGCACACCAGAAACCCATGGTCACGCGAACACAGCCCCGGCGGCTCCTCGGGCGGCAGTGCGGCGGCCGTGGCCGCGGGCCTGGTCACCGCGGCCATCGGCTCCGACGGTGCGGGCAGTGTGCGGATCCCGGCCGCGTGGACCCATCTGGTGGGCATCAAACCGCAGCGTGGCCGCATCTCCACCTGGCCCCTGCCCGAAGCGTTCAACGGCATCACCGTCAACGGCGTCCTGGCCCGCACCGTCACCGACGCCGCGATCGTGCTCGACGCCGCATCCGGCAATGCCGACGGCGACCTGCACAAACCCGAACCGATCCGGGCCTCGGAGCACATCGGCCAGGCCCCCGGTTCCCTGCGGATCGCGCTGTCCACCAAGTTCCCGTTCACCTTCTTCCGCGCCCAGCTCCATCCGGAGATCGATGCCGCGCTGCGTGAGGTGGCGACCCACCTGGAGCAACTCGGGCACCGTGTCGATGAAGCCGACCCGAACTACGGACTGAAGATGTCGTGGAACTTCCTGTCCCGGTCCACCTCCGGGCTCCTGGACTGGGGTTACCGCCTCGGGCCCGGTGTCCAGTGGGATAGACGCACCGTGAGCAATATGCGCACGGGCCGACTGCTGTCCGAGCATGTGTTGCGTAAGGCGCGGGCCGCGGAGGCCGAGGCCCAGCAGCGGGTGGGCTGGATCTTCAACATCGCCGACGTCGTGCTCGCCCCCACCACCGCGCTGCCGCCACCGCGCATCCACGACTACGACGAACGCGGCAGCCTGGCCACCGACCGGGCGATGATCGCCGCCTGCCCGGTGACCTGGCCATGGAACCTGCTGGGCTGGCCGTCGATCAACGTGCCGGCGGGGTTCACCGCCGACGGACTGCCGATCGGGGTGCAGCTGATGGGCCCCGAGGGCAGCGAACCCTTGCTCATTTCGCTGGCCGCGGAGCTGGAGGCGATCAGTGGCTGGATGACCAAGCAGCCCGAACCGTGGTGGGCGACTCCCACGCTGCAGTAA